Proteins encoded together in one Acholeplasma hippikon window:
- a CDS encoding restriction endonuclease subunit S, whose amino-acid sequence MSRLDELIKTYCPIGVTYRKISNLCSIATGKLNANAMVNNGKYPFFTCSQETYKIDSYSFDCEALLIAGNGYIGDVKHYIGKFDAYQRTYILKDFNEDINVRFLFHCFKRDFRDYAQKFQKEGSVPYITLGTLESYVVPVPPIEVQREIVRILDNFTELTAELTAELTAELTARKKQYEYYRDLLLNFGEEVEWRTLGEIARYTKSRIEAREVNSETYVGVDNLLPDKMGKTTSNYVPLEGRLIKYDIGDILIGNIRPYLKKIWLATDAGGTNGDVLVIHINDIKAVLPKYLYFVLSSDNFFVYNMQNAKGAKMPRGDKTAIMKYPIPVPSLKEQERIVAILERFDTLCSDLTSGIPAEIEARKNQYEYYRDELLTFKELEV is encoded by the coding sequence ATGAGTAGACTTGATGAACTAATAAAAACATATTGTCCTATCGGTGTTACCTATAGAAAAATAAGCAATTTATGTTCTATTGCAACTGGTAAGTTGAATGCTAATGCCATGGTTAATAACGGTAAATATCCCTTTTTTACATGTTCGCAAGAAACTTATAAAATTGATTCATATTCTTTTGATTGCGAGGCACTATTAATAGCTGGTAATGGATATATAGGGGATGTAAAGCACTATATTGGAAAATTTGATGCATATCAGAGAACATATATATTAAAAGACTTTAATGAAGATATTAATGTTAGGTTTTTATTTCATTGTTTTAAACGAGATTTCAGAGATTATGCTCAAAAATTTCAAAAAGAAGGCTCTGTTCCATATATAACTTTAGGTACTTTAGAATCCTATGTTGTGCCCGTTCCACCTATAGAGGTGCAACGTGAAATTGTCAGAATATTAGACAATTTCACAGAGCTTACAGCAGAGCTTACAGCAGAGCTTACAGCAGAGCTTACAGCAAGAAAAAAGCAGTATGAGTATTATAGGGATTTACTGTTGAATTTTGGAGAAGAGGTAGAGTGGAGGACTTTAGGTGAAATCGCTAGATATACAAAAAGTCGTATAGAAGCTAGGGAAGTAAATTCGGAGACATATGTTGGTGTGGACAACCTTCTTCCTGATAAGATGGGAAAGACAACATCAAACTACGTGCCATTAGAAGGCCGTTTAATAAAATATGATATTGGAGACATACTCATAGGTAATATTCGTCCATATCTAAAAAAAATATGGTTAGCAACGGACGCAGGCGGAACAAATGGAGATGTTCTTGTTATACACATAAATGATATAAAAGCTGTTTTACCAAAGTATTTATATTTCGTTCTTTCATCAGATAACTTTTTTGTATATAATATGCAAAATGCGAAAGGTGCAAAAATGCCTCGTGGAGATAAAACTGCAATTATGAAATATCCAATCCCTGTCCCTTCACTTAAAGAACAAGAGCGCATCGTGGCTATCTTAGAGCGCTTTGACACTCTCTGCAGTGACCTAACCAGTGGTATACCAGCTGAAATAGAAGCCAGAAAAAACCAATACGAATACTATAGAGATGAACTTTTAACTTTTAAAGAACTGGAGGTTTAA
- a CDS encoding helix-turn-helix domain-containing protein: MNYKKLVKEIREKLIITQEELAALLGVSFASINRWETGKHEPTTKIKRKIVELCKANNIDLEEKE, from the coding sequence ATGAACTATAAAAAATTAGTTAAAGAAATAAGAGAAAAGCTGATCATCACTCAAGAAGAGTTAGCAGCTCTTTTAGGCGTTTCATTTGCATCAATTAATAGATGGGAAACAGGAAAACATGAACCCACAACTAAGATCAAAAGAAAAATTGTAGAGTTATGTAAAGCAAATAATATTGATTTGGAGGAGAAAGAATAA
- a CDS encoding type I restriction-modification system subunit M, with product MDIKVNKGQEREELHRSIWNIANELRGSVDGWDFKQYVLGIMFYRYISENLTSYINKGEIEAGNASFDYAKLSDAEAEVAREGLVSSKGFFILPSELFCNVRANAYNDENLNETLERVFKHIEESAKGTESENDFTGLFDDIDVNSNKLGSTVEKRNKKLAEILNYIGDMKLGDYQDNTIDAFGDAYEYLMSMYASNAGKSGGEFFTPQEVSELLTRLAIIDKTSVNKVYDPACGSGSLLLQALKLLGKDNIKQGFYGQEKNITTYNLCRINMFLHDVDFDKFNIACEDTLIAPKHWDDEPFDVIVSNPPYSVKWEGDNNPLLINDPRFSPASVLAPKGKADLAFIMHSLAWLSTNGVASIVCFPGIMYRGGAEQKIRKYLVDNNYVDAIIQLPENLFFGTSIATCIMVLKKSKKDTNVLFIDASNEFIKVTNNNKLTPDNIQNIVKAYKDRTDKDYMVKVASYEDVKNNDYNLSVSTYVVKEDTREKIDIKKLNAEIEEIVARENILREEIDKIIKEIEHE from the coding sequence ATGGATATTAAAGTTAATAAAGGACAAGAAAGAGAAGAATTGCATCGCTCAATTTGGAATATCGCAAATGAATTAAGAGGCTCAGTAGATGGATGGGATTTTAAGCAATATGTGTTAGGTATCATGTTTTATCGTTATATATCTGAAAATCTTACTTCATATATTAATAAAGGTGAAATAGAAGCAGGTAATGCATCATTTGATTATGCAAAATTATCAGATGCTGAAGCTGAAGTTGCAAGAGAAGGATTAGTAAGTTCAAAAGGATTTTTTATTCTCCCATCTGAACTATTCTGTAATGTTAGAGCAAATGCATACAATGATGAAAATTTAAATGAAACTCTTGAAAGAGTGTTTAAGCATATCGAGGAATCAGCAAAAGGCACTGAATCTGAAAATGACTTCACAGGTTTATTTGATGATATCGATGTAAACTCAAATAAACTTGGATCAACTGTTGAAAAAAGAAATAAAAAGTTAGCCGAAATATTAAATTACATTGGTGATATGAAACTGGGTGACTATCAAGATAACACAATTGATGCTTTTGGAGACGCATATGAATATTTAATGAGTATGTATGCTTCAAATGCAGGTAAATCAGGCGGAGAATTTTTTACTCCTCAAGAAGTGTCTGAACTTCTAACAAGATTAGCAATCATTGATAAAACAAGTGTTAACAAAGTTTATGACCCAGCATGTGGATCAGGGTCGTTACTTCTTCAAGCATTAAAATTATTAGGTAAAGATAATATTAAGCAAGGTTTCTATGGTCAAGAGAAAAATATAACTACATATAACCTTTGTCGTATCAATATGTTTTTGCATGATGTTGATTTTGATAAATTTAACATTGCATGTGAGGATACTTTAATTGCTCCAAAACATTGGGATGATGAACCTTTTGATGTAATCGTCTCTAATCCACCTTATTCAGTTAAATGGGAAGGTGATAATAATCCATTATTAATTAATGATCCACGTTTTTCACCAGCAAGTGTATTAGCACCAAAAGGAAAAGCAGATTTAGCTTTTATCATGCATTCACTTGCTTGGCTTTCGACTAATGGTGTTGCATCTATTGTTTGTTTCCCAGGAATTATGTATCGTGGAGGAGCAGAACAAAAAATTAGAAAGTATCTAGTTGATAACAATTATGTTGATGCTATTATTCAACTCCCTGAGAATCTTTTCTTTGGGACATCCATTGCAACATGTATTATGGTTTTAAAGAAATCAAAAAAAGATACAAATGTTTTATTTATTGATGCATCAAATGAATTCATTAAAGTTACAAATAATAACAAATTGACTCCAGATAACATTCAAAATATTGTTAAAGCTTATAAAGATAGAACTGATAAAGACTATATGGTGAAAGTAGCATCTTATGAAGATGTAAAAAACAATGATTATAATCTTTCAGTTTCTACATATGTCGTTAAAGAAGATACAAGAGAAAAAATTGATATAAAAAAACTTAATGCAGAAATCGAAGAGATAGTCGCCAGAGAAAATATCTTAAGAGAAGAAATTGATAAGATCATCAAGGAGATAGAACATGAGTAG
- a CDS encoding type I restriction endonuclease subunit R, with protein MPNYNIITESSDSTVVTEYKPVVSKSDSYQSEAELEKEFINLLCQQSYEYLSIHNEEDLIKNLRKQLEILNNYQFSDDEWDRFFKHRLANPNDGIAEKTKIIQEDYRQVLIKDDGSSKNINLIDKSNINKNKLQVINQYTVTDGRYENRYDVTILVNGLPLVHVELKRRGVAIKEAFNQINRYQRDSFWAESGLFNYVQIFVISNGTNTKYYSNSTRFNHIKDSQNKTKKEKTSNTFEFTSYWADANNKIIPDLIDFTRTFFSKHTILNILTKYCVFTVDKMLLVLRPYQIVATERILNRIEIANNYKKYGTVEGGGYIWHTTGSGKTLTSFKTARLATKIPYIDKVIFVVDRKDLDYQTMREYDRFEKGAANSNRSTAILKKQLEDSNVKIIITTIQKLSIFIEKNKGHEVFNKHVVIIFDECHRSQFGDMHAAITKNFKKYHLFGFTGTPIFAVNSTVQKNAKLRTTEQAFGQQLHAYTIVDAINDKNVLPFRVDYIKTIDLPGDIEDEEVWDIDREKVYMNPERIRLVTKYILDHFDQKTYRNIKSFKHSVVSNVNEVVSARDRKVVKENKQSNYINGFNSILAVSSIEAAKIYYNEFKKQMAENPAKALKIGLIYSYGANEEEADGILDEEVPDDTTSLDQSSRDFLEGAIKDYNAMFSTNYDTSSDKFQNYYKDVSLRMKNKELDLLIVVNMFLTGFDATTLNTLWVDKNLKMHGLIQAFSRTNRILNSIKTFGNIVCFRNLQKKTDEAISLFGDKNAGGIVLLKGFKDYYQGYHDENGFYREGYVDMIDELNESFSLEQPSFVGEKYQKEFIALFGSILRMRNLLTSFDEFSGNELISERDFQDYCGRYLDLKEEWKNKSKDGKAVDVSDDVVFEIELLKQVEINIDYILMLVQKYHDSHSEDKEILINIQKAIDSSPEMRSKKALIENFIKGINEVDDVLDEWRSYVAEEKEKAIKKIIETENLKESETRKFISTAFETGSIKTTGTDVDKILPPISRFGSGNRDEKRKTVLARLLEFFERFFGIV; from the coding sequence ATGCCAAACTATAACATTATTACTGAATCATCTGATTCTACTGTTGTTACTGAGTATAAACCTGTGGTTTCTAAATCGGATTCATATCAAAGTGAAGCAGAACTAGAAAAAGAGTTTATTAATCTATTATGCCAACAATCATATGAATATTTATCAATTCATAATGAAGAGGATCTAATTAAAAATTTAAGAAAACAATTAGAGATACTTAACAATTATCAATTTAGTGATGATGAATGGGATAGATTTTTTAAGCATAGACTTGCTAATCCCAATGATGGTATAGCTGAAAAAACAAAGATTATCCAAGAAGATTATCGTCAAGTACTTATTAAAGATGATGGTTCATCAAAGAATATTAATCTAATTGATAAATCAAACATCAATAAAAATAAACTCCAAGTAATCAATCAATACACAGTCACTGATGGACGTTATGAAAATCGTTACGATGTTACAATTCTAGTGAATGGGTTACCGCTTGTTCATGTTGAACTAAAAAGACGTGGTGTAGCCATTAAAGAAGCATTCAACCAAATCAATCGATATCAAAGAGATTCATTCTGGGCAGAATCAGGATTATTTAATTATGTTCAAATATTTGTGATATCAAACGGAACTAATACAAAATATTATTCAAATAGTACGAGATTTAATCATATTAAAGATTCACAAAATAAGACTAAGAAGGAAAAAACATCGAATACTTTTGAATTTACTTCTTATTGGGCTGATGCTAATAATAAAATCATTCCTGATTTAATTGACTTTACTAGAACATTTTTCTCAAAACATACAATACTTAATATTCTAACAAAGTATTGTGTCTTCACTGTAGATAAAATGCTTTTAGTCCTGAGACCATATCAAATTGTTGCTACTGAAAGAATTTTAAATAGAATCGAGATTGCAAACAATTACAAGAAATATGGAACAGTTGAAGGCGGTGGATATATTTGGCATACCACAGGTAGTGGAAAAACACTGACCTCTTTTAAAACTGCTAGACTTGCTACTAAGATTCCTTACATTGATAAAGTTATATTTGTTGTTGATAGAAAAGATCTAGACTATCAAACAATGAGAGAATATGATCGCTTTGAAAAAGGTGCAGCTAATTCAAATAGATCAACTGCTATTTTAAAGAAACAATTAGAAGATAGTAATGTAAAGATTATCATTACTACAATTCAAAAATTATCTATTTTTATTGAAAAAAATAAAGGTCATGAAGTATTTAACAAGCATGTAGTAATTATCTTTGATGAATGTCATCGAAGCCAATTTGGTGATATGCATGCAGCAATTACCAAAAACTTTAAAAAGTATCATTTATTTGGATTTACTGGAACACCAATATTTGCAGTTAATTCAACTGTACAAAAAAATGCAAAACTAAGAACTACTGAACAAGCGTTTGGTCAACAACTTCATGCTTATACGATTGTGGATGCAATTAATGATAAAAATGTATTGCCTTTTAGGGTTGATTATATTAAGACAATTGACCTTCCAGGTGATATTGAAGATGAAGAAGTATGGGATATTGATAGAGAAAAAGTTTATATGAATCCAGAGAGAATTAGACTGGTGACCAAGTACATTCTTGACCACTTTGACCAAAAGACTTATCGGAACATAAAATCCTTTAAGCATAGTGTTGTATCAAATGTAAATGAAGTAGTTTCTGCAAGAGATAGAAAAGTAGTTAAGGAGAATAAGCAATCCAATTATATTAATGGCTTTAATTCAATCTTAGCAGTAAGTTCAATAGAAGCTGCTAAAATTTATTACAATGAGTTTAAAAAACAAATGGCAGAAAACCCTGCGAAAGCACTTAAGATTGGACTTATTTACTCATATGGAGCAAATGAAGAAGAAGCTGATGGTATTCTAGATGAAGAAGTACCTGATGATACTACATCACTTGATCAATCAAGTAGAGATTTCCTTGAAGGTGCTATTAAGGATTATAATGCGATGTTTTCTACTAACTATGATACATCGAGTGATAAGTTCCAAAACTATTATAAAGATGTATCATTAAGGATGAAAAATAAGGAGCTTGATTTACTCATAGTAGTAAACATGTTCTTAACTGGATTTGATGCAACAACCTTAAATACTTTATGGGTTGATAAGAATCTAAAAATGCATGGACTTATTCAAGCATTCTCAAGAACTAATCGCATTCTTAACTCAATTAAGACATTTGGTAATATCGTGTGCTTTAGAAATCTCCAAAAGAAAACTGATGAAGCAATATCTTTGTTTGGGGATAAAAACGCTGGTGGTATCGTATTACTAAAAGGATTTAAAGATTATTATCAAGGATATCACGATGAAAATGGATTTTATCGTGAAGGATATGTTGATATGATTGATGAACTTAATGAATCATTCTCATTAGAACAACCTTCATTTGTTGGAGAAAAATATCAAAAAGAGTTTATTGCTTTATTTGGCTCAATTCTTCGTATGAGAAACTTATTAACTTCATTTGATGAATTTAGTGGTAATGAACTAATTAGTGAAAGAGATTTCCAAGATTATTGTGGTAGATATCTAGATCTAAAAGAAGAATGGAAGAATAAAAGTAAAGATGGAAAAGCGGTTGATGTTTCCGATGATGTTGTTTTTGAAATTGAACTACTTAAACAAGTAGAAATTAATATTGACTATATTTTAATGCTTGTTCAAAAATATCATGATTCACATTCGGAAGATAAAGAAATACTAATTAATATTCAAAAAGCAATAGATTCATCACCTGAAATGAGAAGTAAAAAAGCGTTAATTGAAAACTTTATTAAGGGTATAAATGAAGTAGATGATGTACTTGATGAATGGCGTAGTTATGTTGCTGAAGAAAAAGAAAAAGCAATAAAAAAAATTATCGAAACAGAAAATCTTAAGGAATCTGAGACTCGTAAATTTATCTCTACTGCTTTTGAAACAGGAAGTATCAAAACTACTGGAACTGATGTCGATAAGATACTTCCACCAATATCTAGATTTGGAAGCGGGAATCGTGATGAAAAGCGTAAAACAGTATTAGCTAGATTACTTGAATTTTTCGAGAGATTCTTTGGAATTGTATAA